The window ATGGTCCTCACCGAGAAGGGCACCGTGATCCGCACCCGCGTCGAGGAGGTCCGCGTGACGGGCCGCAACGCGCAGGGCGTGCGTGTCATCAATATCGGCGAGAAGGACCGCGTCATCAGCGCCTTCCCCATCCGCCGCGAGGACGAGCTGTAAGAGCGCCGCCTCCTTCGGCAGTGCCCGGTCGCAACGGCCGGGCGCTTCTTTTCGGGGTCCAACCCCGGGCGAGTCGGCGCCTACCCCACCTTGCAACATCCATTTGGGGGGACGCCTTCTATGAGCGCCTCCTGAGGTCGGCGCCGGGCTGGTGGCCCCCTCTTTCCCGTTGTGGCGCGGCTCCACCACCCCTCCCCCACGGTCGAGCTTTGTAAGCTAAATACTGCTTAAAGAAACAAAAGTGTTTACAAAATGCCTGACTTCGGTTACACTGTGACCTGTGCCGGGATGTGCCCGGCGGCCCGCAAAACCAACGCCCAGGAGGCGACCCCAATGACACAGTCCAACTCCCTGACCAAGACCTTCGTTGACACCGTCACCTACCGCCCCGGCGCCGTGATCCTGTACCCCGGCAAGAGCGACATGCTCTACCGCGTCGCCTCCGGCCTGGTGCGTGTCCACACCATGGACGACGACGGCAACGGCCTGACCCTGCGCTACGTGAAGCCCGGCGAGTACTTCGGCGAGGAGGCGCTGGCGGGCGTGAACCGCGCCTACTTCGCGGAGGCCGTGACCGACTCCACCGTGGACGTGATCAACCCCGCGCTGATGACCGCCGAGGACAACCTCGTGGTCACCACCCACCTCGTCAAGACGCTGGAGCGCGCCTACGAGAGCATCTACCGCCTGGTCGGCAAGCGGCTGCGCGCCCGGATCGCCGGCGAGCTGCTGGAGCTCAAGGACACGGCCCTCGCCACCCAGCTCGACTCCGGCGAGACGATGATCTACGCCACCCACGACGAGCTGGCCGCCGCCGTCGGCTCGGTGCGCGAGACGGTCACCAAGGTCGTCGGCGAACTCAGCCGCGAGGGCGTGATCAGCGCCGGCTACGGCAAGATCACCCTCAAAGACGAGCGGGCCCTCTCGCAGATCGCCGCGGCGTGATCCCGCCTCTCCCCCAGACCGTCCGGTTCACGCCGGGCGGTTTTTGCTGTTGGTGGTGGGGAGGCCTGCCTAGGGTCCCCACTCGTCCAGACGCGGGGGACAACTCGGGTTAGCGTGCCCGGTACACTTGCAGCCATGACGACCCCGACCTTTACCCCCGGGCGGCCCCTGCGGGTCGCCGTGATCGGCAGCGGCCCCAGCGGCATCTATGCGGCGGAGGCCCTGACCAAGCAGACTGGCCTCCCGGTCGAGGTGGACGTGTTCGACCGCCTCCCCACCCCCTACGGCCTGGTGCGCTACGGGGTGGCGCCCGACCACCTCACGATCAAGAGCGTGACCAAGGGCTTCGAGAAGACGCTCTCGGATCCCCGGGTGCGCTTCCTGGGCAATGTGGAGTTCGGGACCGACCTCACCTATGAGGAAGTGAAAGCCCACTACGACGCGATCATCTACACCGTCGGCGCCTCCTCCGACCGCCGCCTGGGGATTCCGGGCGAGGACCTGAAGGGCTCCATGAGCGCGACCGAGTTCGTCGCCTGGTACAACGGCCACCCGGACGCGGCGGCGCGCGAGCTGGTGCTGAACGCGACCGGCGTGGCGGTGGTCGGGGTGGGGAACGTGGCCCTGGACGTGAGCCGCATCCTCGTCA is drawn from Deinococcus aerius and contains these coding sequences:
- a CDS encoding helix-turn-helix domain-containing protein, with translation MTQSNSLTKTFVDTVTYRPGAVILYPGKSDMLYRVASGLVRVHTMDDDGNGLTLRYVKPGEYFGEEALAGVNRAYFAEAVTDSTVDVINPALMTAEDNLVVTTHLVKTLERAYESIYRLVGKRLRARIAGELLELKDTALATQLDSGETMIYATHDELAAAVGSVRETVTKVVGELSREGVISAGYGKITLKDERALSQIAAA